Genomic segment of Candidatus Dormiibacterota bacterium:
CGCTCGACGGTCCGGCGGAGGTCGGCGCCGCGGTCGAACGCGGCCGCGCCGCGGCGGCGTGGTGGGGTGCCCTCGAGCACGGCGAGCGGGCCCGCCGGCTGCGCGCGCTGAAGGGGCTGCTCGCCCGCCGCGCCGAGGAGCTCGGTGACCTCGTCCATCGCGAGAACGGCAAGCCGCGCACCGACGCGTTCCTCGAGATCATGCTCGCCATCGACCACCTCGAGTGGGCGGCGCGGAACGCGCGACGGGTGCTGGGGCCGCGCCGGGTGCGCGCCGGTCTGCTGGCGGCCAACCAGGCGGCCAGCGTCGAGTACCTGCCCCTCGGCGTGATCGGCGTCATCGGACCCTGGAACTACCCCGTGTACACCCCGATGGGCTCGATCTCCTACGCCCTCGCCGCCGGCAACGCGGTGGTCTTCAAGCCCAGCGAGTTCACCCCGGCGATCGGCCGCTGGATCGCCGACGCCGCCGCCGAGGCGATCCCCGAGCACCCCGTGCTCCAGGTCGTCACCGGCGCCGGCGAGACCGGCGCGGCGCTCTGCGCGTCGGGGGTCGACAAGCTCGCCTTCACCGGCTCGGCCCGGACCGGGCGGCGGGTGATGGCCGCCTGCTCCGAGCGCCTCACCCCGGTGCTCCTCGAGCTGGGCGGCAACGACGCGATGATCGTCGACGAGGACGCCGACCTCGACGCCGCCGCCAACGCCGCGGTCTGGGGCGCGCTCCAGAACGCCGGACAGGCCTGCATCTCGGTCGAGCGCGTGTACGCGGTGGACGCCATCCACGACCAGTTCGTCAGCAGGGTCACCGAGCTCGCCGGCAGGGTCCGCGCCGGCGAGGGTGAGGGCTCCGACATCGGCCCGATCACGATGCCGGCACAGCTCGAGGTCATCTCCCGGCACCTCGGCGACGCCTTCGAGCGGGGCGCCCGGGCGGTGGTCGGCGGCCCCGGCGCGGTGCACGCCCCCTACGTCGACCCGGTGGTGCTCGTCGACGTCCCCACCGATGCGCTGATCCTCCGGGAGGAGACCTTCGGCCCCACCCTCCCGATCGTCCGGGTGCGCGACGCCGACGAGGCGGTGCGGCTCGCCAACGACACCCGCTACGGCCTCGGCTCGGTGGTCTTCGCCAAGCGCCGGGGCAGGGAGCTCGCCCGCCGGATGCGCGCCGGCATGACCAGCATCAACGCGGTGATCGCCTACGCGGCCATCCCCAGCCTGCCCTTCGGCGGCGTCGGCGACTCCGGGTTCGGGCGCATCCACGGCGACGACGGGCTCCGCGAGTTCTCCCG
This window contains:
- a CDS encoding aldehyde dehydrogenase family protein, with amino-acid sequence MLTTTPSPTTATSFESLDPATGELVGRFPLDGPAEVGAAVERGRAAAAWWGALEHGERARRLRALKGLLARRAEELGDLVHRENGKPRTDAFLEIMLAIDHLEWAARNARRVLGPRRVRAGLLAANQAASVEYLPLGVIGVIGPWNYPVYTPMGSISYALAAGNAVVFKPSEFTPAIGRWIADAAAEAIPEHPVLQVVTGAGETGAALCASGVDKLAFTGSARTGRRVMAACSERLTPVLLELGGNDAMIVDEDADLDAAANAAVWGALQNAGQACISVERVYAVDAIHDQFVSRVTELAGRVRAGEGEGSDIGPITMPAQLEVISRHLGDAFERGARAVVGGPGAVHAPYVDPVVLVDVPTDALILREETFGPTLPIVRVRDADEAVRLANDTRYGLGSVVFAKRRGRELARRMRAGMTSINAVIAYAAIPSLPFGGVGDSGFGRIHGDDGLREFSRAKATTAMRFPLPVDLLSFDRPQAAVRAVRAITRLRHGR